A region of Candidatus Coatesbacteria bacterium DNA encodes the following proteins:
- a CDS encoding PadR family transcriptional regulator, with amino-acid sequence MAQRNKTRYAIMSLLSERPRTGYDIKKALEEKEIYFWSESYGQIYPILHKLAEEGLADKKKAPTERHPNRTVYQLSQRGREELVEWLKRPADTIPLRIELLLKLRYGALSTPEDNLALIEEYREGQLGDIDRLEEQLSKHTGAEAGEFYARLTLQYGIELKRALVRWCAEALAAIEQRTEQPGGYRRPPVR; translated from the coding sequence ATGGCCCAGCGCAACAAGACCCGTTACGCCATTATGTCCCTGCTCTCTGAGCGGCCCCGCACCGGCTACGACATCAAGAAGGCCCTCGAGGAGAAGGAGATCTACTTCTGGAGCGAATCCTACGGCCAGATCTATCCGATCCTGCACAAGCTGGCCGAGGAGGGCCTGGCCGACAAGAAGAAGGCGCCGACGGAACGTCACCCCAATCGGACGGTCTATCAACTCAGCCAACGGGGCCGCGAGGAGCTGGTGGAGTGGCTCAAACGCCCCGCGGACACCATCCCGCTGCGCATCGAGCTGCTGCTCAAGCTGCGCTACGGGGCGCTGTCGACGCCGGAGGACAACCTGGCCCTGATCGAGGAGTACCGGGAGGGCCAGCTGGGAGACATCGACCGGCTGGAGGAGCAGTTGAGCAAGCACACCGGTGCAGAGGCCGGAGAGTTCTACGCCCGGCTGACACTGCAGTACGGTATCGAATTGAAGCGGGCCCTGGTGCGCTGGTGCGCGGAAGCGCTCGCGGCGATCGAGCAGAGGACGGAACAGCCGGGCGGGTATCGACGACCGCCGGTGCGGTAG